TAGGTTGGGCTCGGCGTTGCGCGTCAGCCGAGCGCTGCGCACTGGATAGGAATCGCGCAGCGCGATATCGAGCCACAAGGTCTCGCGGCCGTCGACCCGGCCGCTGATCGTCGCCGGCACCCATTCCGGGCCCTCCCGGGTCGCGACGCCCGTCCCGCGCGCAAAGCGGCCGTCGGTCAGGAAATGTCCGCCGACATCGACCTTCACGGGCCCGGCGAACTCGGCGGTGGCACACGACATCTCGATTCGGCCGCTGCCGTCGGCGGAAATCTCCAGCGCGACCTGGTCACCGCCCCACCGGCCCGACGGCAGGTTGCCGCCGACGTGCGATGGCTGCGGCGCAGATGCGCAGCCGCTGGCAATCAGGCTGAACAGAATGAGGGCGTTACGCATGACCGTGTTAACGCCCGATCATCGTCTCCGGCTTCACCACGCGGTCGAAAGTCGCTTCGTCGACCAGGCCGAGCTCGAGCCCGGCCTCCTTCAACGTCAGCCCCTTCTTGTGCGCATGCTTGGCGATGGTTGCGGCATTATCGTAGCCGATTTCGGGCGCGAGCGCGGTGACCAGCATCAGCGATCGGTTCATGAGGTCGCCGATCCGCTGCTCGTCGGGCTCGGTGCCGTCGAGCATGCGGGTGGTGAAGCTTTCCATGCCGACGCTGAGCAGGTTGATCGAACGCACCACGTTGGCGCCAATGAGCGGCTTGAACACGTTCAGCTCCATATGGCCCTGGAGCCCGCCGACCGTCACCGCCATGTGATTGCCCATAACTTGCGCGGCGACCATCGTCAGCATCTCGGCCTGGGTCGGATTGACCTTGCCCGGCATGATCGAGCTTCCGGGCTCATTCTCCGGCAGCTTCAATTCGCCAAGGCCGCAGCGTGGACCCGAGCCGAGCAGCCGGATGTCGTTGGCGATCTTGCTGAGCGCGACCGCAATCACGTTGAGCACGCCCGACAGTTCGACCATCGTATCGTGCGCGCCCATTTCGGCGAACTTGTTGGGCGCCGAGGTGAACGGCAGCCGCGTCAGGTTGGCCACCTCGCGCGCGAAATCCTCGGCAAAGTCCTTGGGCGCGTTGAGCCCGGTCCCGACCGCGGTCCCGCCCTGCGCCAGCCGCATCAGCCGCGGCATCGTGCCTTCGACGCGGGCAATGCAATCCTCGACCTGCGCCGCATAGCCGGAAAATTCCTGCCCCAGCGTGAGCGGGGTCGCATCCTGCAGGTGGGTGCGCCCGATCTTGACGATCGAATCCCAGCGCTTGGCCTGGTCGGCCAGGCGCGTGTGCATGGACTTCAGCGACGGCAGCAGCCGATAATGAACGGCGCGTGCCGCGGCGATGTGCATCGCGGTGGGGAAGCTGTCATTCGACGACTGGCTTTTGTTGACATGGTCGTTGGGGTGAACCGGGTCCTTGCCGCCCCGCTTGCCGGTCAGGATTTCGTTGGCACGGCCGGCGATCACCTCATTGGCGTTCATGTTCGACTGGGTGCCCGATCCCGTCTGCCAGACGACCAGCGGAAATTGCCGGTCGAGGTCACCGCGCGCCACTTCCGCCGCCGCCTGCTGGATCGCCTCGGCAATCTGCACGTCGAGGCCCGCGACGCGCGCATTCACCCGCGCCGCCGCCTGCTTGATGAACCCCAGCGCGTGGACGATCTCGATCGGCATTTGTTCGCGCGGGCCGAACGGGAAATTGCCGATCGACCGTTCGGTCTGCGCGCCCCAATAAGCGTCGGCGGGCACCTGGATCGGCCCGAAGCTGTCGGTTTCGGTGCGGGTATTCGGCATGGAGTTCCTCAGGTCGTCATACGAGGCGCGTAGCGGCGCGGAGATCCACAGGGTGGATCGCTCCGCTCCGCTCGCAATGACCGGGCTACTGTTACTTTTTGCGCGTGAAGTCCACGCTGACGACGTTGGATCCGTCCTCGACCGGCTCGGCCGCTGGGGCGTCGTTCTGGGCGTCCTCATGACCCTCGCGCGGCGCGTCGGTTTCATTGGCGTGAAAGGTCAGCGCGAATTCGACTGCGGGATCGTGGAACTGCGTCACCGCGGCAAAGGGCACGACGAGCGTCGCCGGAACGCCGCCGAACGACAGGCCGACGGTAAAGCCGTCCTCTTCCACCTTGAGGTCCCAGAAGCGGTTCTGGATGACGATCGTCATTTCTTCCGGGAATTTTTCGGACAGGTGCTTCGGGATCGACACCCCCGGCATGCGCGTGTTGAAGGTGATGTAGAAATGGTGGTCGCCGGGCAGGTCGCCAGTCGCTTCCACCTCACGCAAGACCCGTCCGACCACCGCGCGCAGGGCCTCCTGCACGATCTCGTCGTACGGAATCAGACTTTCCGGTGCCTCGTCGCTCATCGCCTGTCGTGGTAGCGGGCGGCTCAACGCGGTCAAGCGGAGTCGTCCATGCCCATCGATCCCATGCAACCCTATGACGATGACAACATCTTCGCCCGCATCCTGCGCGGGGAAATCCCGGCCAGGCGCGTCTACGAAGACGATCACGCACTGGCCTTCCACGACATCAATCCGCTCGCGCCCAGCCACATCCTGGTGATTCCCAAGGGGCGCTACGTGTCCTGGGACGACTTTTCCGCGCGCGCTTCGGATTCGGAGATCGCGGGCTTTGTCCGCGCGGTAGGGAAGGTCGCCCGC
The sequence above is drawn from the Sphingomonas lutea genome and encodes:
- a CDS encoding SspB family protein, coding for MSDEAPESLIPYDEIVQEALRAVVGRVLREVEATGDLPGDHHFYITFNTRMPGVSIPKHLSEKFPEEMTIVIQNRFWDLKVEEDGFTVGLSFGGVPATLVVPFAAVTQFHDPAVEFALTFHANETDAPREGHEDAQNDAPAAEPVEDGSNVVSVDFTRKK
- a CDS encoding histidine triad nucleotide-binding protein, which produces MPIDPMQPYDDDNIFARILRGEIPARRVYEDDHALAFHDINPLAPSHILVIPKGRYVSWDDFSARASDSEIAGFVRAVGKVARDAGLVAAGYRALANVGGHAGQEVPHLHVHVFGGRPLGPMLAS
- the fumC gene encoding class II fumarate hydratase, producing the protein MPNTRTETDSFGPIQVPADAYWGAQTERSIGNFPFGPREQMPIEIVHALGFIKQAAARVNARVAGLDVQIAEAIQQAAAEVARGDLDRQFPLVVWQTGSGTQSNMNANEVIAGRANEILTGKRGGKDPVHPNDHVNKSQSSNDSFPTAMHIAAARAVHYRLLPSLKSMHTRLADQAKRWDSIVKIGRTHLQDATPLTLGQEFSGYAAQVEDCIARVEGTMPRLMRLAQGGTAVGTGLNAPKDFAEDFAREVANLTRLPFTSAPNKFAEMGAHDTMVELSGVLNVIAVALSKIANDIRLLGSGPRCGLGELKLPENEPGSSIMPGKVNPTQAEMLTMVAAQVMGNHMAVTVGGLQGHMELNVFKPLIGANVVRSINLLSVGMESFTTRMLDGTEPDEQRIGDLMNRSLMLVTALAPEIGYDNAATIAKHAHKKGLTLKEAGLELGLVDEATFDRVVKPETMIGR